One region of Solanum pennellii chromosome 6, SPENNV200 genomic DNA includes:
- the LOC107023176 gene encoding protein argonaute 4-like isoform X6, with protein MLKIVVMAEEENGGSTEALPPPPPVPLNFSPAQAEPEPVKKKVLRVPMARRGLGSKGQKIPILTNHFKVNVSNVDGHFFHYSVALFYEDSRPVEGKGIGRKVLDRVHETYDTELAGKDFAYDGEKSLFTIGSLPRNKLEFTVVLDDITSNRNNGTNGNSSPGRHGSPPNETDRKRLRRPYQSKTYKVEISFAAKIPMQAIANALRGQESENSQEALRVLDIILRQHAAKQGCLLVRQSFFHNDPKNFADVGGGVLGCRGFHSSFRTTQSGLSLNIDVSTTMIIQPGPVVDFLIANQNAKDPFSLDWAKAKRVLKNLRVKTAPANQEFKITGLSEKPCREQMFTLKQRSKDEDGEVQTSEVTVYDYFVNHRNIDLRYSADLPCLNVGKPKRPTYFPIELCTLVSLQRYTKALSTFQRASLVEKSRQKPQERMQILSNALKINNYDAEPLLRSSGVSISSNFTQVDGRVLPAPKLKAGNGDDLFTRNGRWNFNNKRFFEPAKVERWAVVNFSARCDVRGLVRDLTRLGETKGISVEAPFEVFEESPQLRRAPPVVRVDKMFEEIQSKLPGAPKFLLCLLPERKNCDIYGPWKRKNLADHGIVTQCLAPGRVNDQYLTNLLLKINAKLGGLNSMLAAEVSPSIPMVSKVPTMILGMDVSHGSPGQSDVPSIAAVVSSRQWPSISRYRASVRTQSPKVEMIDNIFKKVSDTDDDGIMRELLLDFYVSSGKRKPEHIIVFRDGVSESQFNQVLNIELDQLIEACNFLDEKWSPKFVIIVAQKNHHTKFFQSGSPDNVPPGTIIDNKVCHPRNNDFYLCAHAGMIGTTRPTHYHVLLDEVGFSPDELQELVHNLSYVYQRSTTAISIVAPISYAHLAATQVGQWMKFEDASETSSSHGGLTNAGPVTVPQLPRLQENVASSMFFC; from the exons ATGTTG AAGATTGTGGTAATGGCTGAAGAAGAGAATGGTGGATCCACAGAGGCTCTGCCTCCTCCTCCCCCTGTTCCACTTAATTTCTCTCCAGCACAAGCTGAACCAGAGCCAGTGAAGAAGAAGGTTTTACGTGTTCCCATGGCAAGGCGTGGCCTTGGAAGCAAGGGACAAAAGATTCCGATCCTTACCAATCACTTTAAAGTGAACGTGTCTAATGTTGATGGACACTTCTTTCATTACAGT GTTGCCTTATTTTATGAGGACAGTCGACCTGTCGAGGGAAAAGGAATTGGCAGAAAAGTTCTGGATAGAGTGCATGAAACATATGATACAGAATTGGCTGGGAAGGATTTTGCATATGATGGGGAGAAGAGTTTGTTCACCATCGGTTCACTACCTAGAAATAAACTAGAGTTCACGGTTGTACTAGATGACATAACATCTAATCG GAACAACGGGACCAATGGCAACTCCAGCCCTGGCAGACATGGAAGCCCTCCTAATGAAACTGATAGGAAAAGATTAAGGCGGCCATACCAATCTAAAACTTATAAGGTGGAGATTAGCTTTGCTGCCAAGATTCCAATGCAGGCGATTGCAAATGCTTTGCGAGGTCAAGAGTCTGAGAACTCTCAAGAAGCCTTGCGAGTTTTGGATATAATTTTAAGGCAGCATGCTGCAAAACA GGGTTGTTTACTTGTTCGTCAATCCTTTTTCCATAATGACCCTAAGAACTTTGCTGATGTTGGCGGTGGTGTTCTTGGCTGCCGAGGGTTCCATTCAAGTTTTCGAACCACCCAGTCGGGATTGTCATTGAACATTG ACGTGTCTACCACTATGATAATCCAACCTGGGCCTGTGGTCGACTTTCTGATAGCGAACCAAAATGCAAAAGATCCCTTTTCACTTGATTGGGCGAAG GCAAAACGCGTGTTGAAGAACCTGCGAGTTAAGACTGCTCCCGCTAACCAAGAATTCAAAATAACTGGATTGAGCGAAAAACCTTGTCGTGAGCAGAT GTTTACTCTAAAGCAGAGGAGCAAAGATGAGGATGGTGAAGTGCAAACTTCAGAAGTGACTGTTTATGATTACTTTGTTAATCATCGTAACATAGACTTGCGATATTCTGCTGATTTGCCGTGCCTCAATGTTGGAAAGCCTAAACGTCCTACCTATTTCCCCATTGAG CTCTGCACTTTGGTCTCATTGCAAAGGTACACAAAAGCCTTGTCCACCTTTCAGAGGGCTTCCTTGGTGGAGAAGTCCAGGCAAAAGCCTCAGGAGAGAATGCAAATTTTGAGCAAT GCTCTCAAAATCAACAATTATGATGCTGAGCCTCTGCTTCGTTCTTCTGGTGTCTCAATCAGTAGCAACTTCACCCAGGTTGACGGGCGTGTACTGCCTGCTCCTAAG TTGAAGGCTGGAAATGGAGATGACCTTTTCACCCGAAATGGAAGGTGGAACTTTAATAATAAG AGATTCTTTGAGCCAGCAAAGGTAGAGCGTTGGGCTGTTGTGAACTTTTCTGCTCGCTGTGATGTCCGTGGCCTAGTCAGAGATTTGACAAGACTTGGAGAGACGAAGGGAATT AGTGTGGAAGCTCCATTTGAAGTGTTTGAAGAGTCTCCACAGCTTAGAAGGGCTCCACCTGTTGTCAGAGTTGACAAAATGTTTGAAGAGATCCAGTCAAAACTTCCTGGTGCCCCGAAGTTTCTTCTCTGTCTTCTTCCTGAGAGGAAAAACTGTGACATATATG GTCCATGGAAGCGAAAAAATCTGGCTGATCATGGTATAGTAACTCAATGCTTGGCTCCTGGAAGAGTTAATGATCAGTATCTCACAAACCTTCTCCTTAAGATCAATGCTAAG CTCGGTGGTTTAAATTCTATGTTAGCTGCGGAGGTTTCTccttccatccccatggtatctaaGGTCCCCACCATGATTCTTGGAATGGACGTATCACATGGCTCTCCCGGCCAGTCTGATGTCCCATCAATTGCTGCA GTTGTGAGTTCAAGGCAGTGGCCGTCAATATCTCGCTATAGAGCTTCAGTGCGCACTCAATCTCCTAAAGTGGAGATGATtgataacatatttaaaaaagtttcaGACACTGATGATGATGGGATTATGAG GGAACTTTTGCTAGATTTTTATGTGAGTTCCGGGAAAAGGAAGCCTGAGCACATTATAGTATTCAG GGATGGTGTCAGTGAATCTCAATTTAATCAAGTTCTAAACATAGAACTGGACCAGCTCATTGAG GCCTGCAATTTTCTAGATGAAAAGTGGTCCCCCAAGTTTGTTATCATTGTTGCTCAGAAAAATCATCATACAAAGTTTTTCCAGTCTGGATCTCCTGATAATGTTCCACCAG GGACAATTATAGATAACAAAGTTTGTCATCCAAGGAACAATGACTTCTATCTGTGTGCCCATGCTGGAATGATT GGTACGACTCGACCTACACATTACCATGTGTTGTTGGATGAAGTTGGTTTCTCACCTGATGAACTTCAAGAACTTGTTCATAATCTGTCCTATGT GTACCAAAGAAGCACTACTGCTATATCCATTG TGGCTCCGATAAGTTATGCCCATTTGGCCGCCACACAGGTGGGTCAATGGATGAAATTCGAGGATGCATCAGAGACATCGTCAAGCCATGGTGGTCTGACTAATGCCGGTCCAGTTACTGTTCCTCAATTGCCCCGTCTTCAGGAGAACGTTGCTAGCTCCATGTTCTTCTGTTGA
- the LOC107023176 gene encoding protein argonaute 4-like isoform X7, with amino-acid sequence MAEEENGGSTEALPPPPPVPLNFSPAQAEPEPVKKKVLRVPMARRGLGSKGQKIPILTNHFKVNVSNVDGHFFHYSVALFYEDSRPVEGKGIGRKVLDRVHETYDTELAGKDFAYDGEKSLFTIGSLPRNKLEFTVVLDDITSNRNNGTNGNSSPGRHGSPPNETDRKRLRRPYQSKTYKVEISFAAKIPMQAIANALRGQESENSQEALRVLDIILRQHAAKQGCLLVRQSFFHNDPKNFADVGGGVLGCRGFHSSFRTTQSGLSLNIDVSTTMIIQPGPVVDFLIANQNAKDPFSLDWAKAKRVLKNLRVKTAPANQEFKITGLSEKPCREQMFTLKQRSKDEDGEVQTSEVTVYDYFVNHRNIDLRYSADLPCLNVGKPKRPTYFPIELCTLVSLQRYTKALSTFQRASLVEKSRQKPQERMQILSNALKINNYDAEPLLRSSGVSISSNFTQVDGRVLPAPKLKAGNGDDLFTRNGRWNFNNKRFFEPAKVERWAVVNFSARCDVRGLVRDLTRLGETKGISVEAPFEVFEESPQLRRAPPVVRVDKMFEEIQSKLPGAPKFLLCLLPERKNCDIYGPWKRKNLADHGIVTQCLAPGRVNDQYLTNLLLKINAKLGGLNSMLAAEVSPSIPMVSKVPTMILGMDVSHGSPGQSDVPSIAAVVSSRQWPSISRYRASVRTQSPKVEMIDNIFKKVSDTDDDGIMRELLLDFYVSSGKRKPEHIIVFRDGVSESQFNQVLNIELDQLIEACNFLDEKWSPKFVIIVAQKNHHTKFFQSGSPDNVPPGTIIDNKVCHPRNNDFYLCAHAGMIGTTRPTHYHVLLDEVGFSPDELQELVHNLSYVYQRSTTAISIVAPISYAHLAATQVGQWMKFEDASETSSSHGGLTNAGPVTVPQLPRLQENVASSMFFC; translated from the exons ATGGCTGAAGAAGAGAATGGTGGATCCACAGAGGCTCTGCCTCCTCCTCCCCCTGTTCCACTTAATTTCTCTCCAGCACAAGCTGAACCAGAGCCAGTGAAGAAGAAGGTTTTACGTGTTCCCATGGCAAGGCGTGGCCTTGGAAGCAAGGGACAAAAGATTCCGATCCTTACCAATCACTTTAAAGTGAACGTGTCTAATGTTGATGGACACTTCTTTCATTACAGT GTTGCCTTATTTTATGAGGACAGTCGACCTGTCGAGGGAAAAGGAATTGGCAGAAAAGTTCTGGATAGAGTGCATGAAACATATGATACAGAATTGGCTGGGAAGGATTTTGCATATGATGGGGAGAAGAGTTTGTTCACCATCGGTTCACTACCTAGAAATAAACTAGAGTTCACGGTTGTACTAGATGACATAACATCTAATCG GAACAACGGGACCAATGGCAACTCCAGCCCTGGCAGACATGGAAGCCCTCCTAATGAAACTGATAGGAAAAGATTAAGGCGGCCATACCAATCTAAAACTTATAAGGTGGAGATTAGCTTTGCTGCCAAGATTCCAATGCAGGCGATTGCAAATGCTTTGCGAGGTCAAGAGTCTGAGAACTCTCAAGAAGCCTTGCGAGTTTTGGATATAATTTTAAGGCAGCATGCTGCAAAACA GGGTTGTTTACTTGTTCGTCAATCCTTTTTCCATAATGACCCTAAGAACTTTGCTGATGTTGGCGGTGGTGTTCTTGGCTGCCGAGGGTTCCATTCAAGTTTTCGAACCACCCAGTCGGGATTGTCATTGAACATTG ACGTGTCTACCACTATGATAATCCAACCTGGGCCTGTGGTCGACTTTCTGATAGCGAACCAAAATGCAAAAGATCCCTTTTCACTTGATTGGGCGAAG GCAAAACGCGTGTTGAAGAACCTGCGAGTTAAGACTGCTCCCGCTAACCAAGAATTCAAAATAACTGGATTGAGCGAAAAACCTTGTCGTGAGCAGAT GTTTACTCTAAAGCAGAGGAGCAAAGATGAGGATGGTGAAGTGCAAACTTCAGAAGTGACTGTTTATGATTACTTTGTTAATCATCGTAACATAGACTTGCGATATTCTGCTGATTTGCCGTGCCTCAATGTTGGAAAGCCTAAACGTCCTACCTATTTCCCCATTGAG CTCTGCACTTTGGTCTCATTGCAAAGGTACACAAAAGCCTTGTCCACCTTTCAGAGGGCTTCCTTGGTGGAGAAGTCCAGGCAAAAGCCTCAGGAGAGAATGCAAATTTTGAGCAAT GCTCTCAAAATCAACAATTATGATGCTGAGCCTCTGCTTCGTTCTTCTGGTGTCTCAATCAGTAGCAACTTCACCCAGGTTGACGGGCGTGTACTGCCTGCTCCTAAG TTGAAGGCTGGAAATGGAGATGACCTTTTCACCCGAAATGGAAGGTGGAACTTTAATAATAAG AGATTCTTTGAGCCAGCAAAGGTAGAGCGTTGGGCTGTTGTGAACTTTTCTGCTCGCTGTGATGTCCGTGGCCTAGTCAGAGATTTGACAAGACTTGGAGAGACGAAGGGAATT AGTGTGGAAGCTCCATTTGAAGTGTTTGAAGAGTCTCCACAGCTTAGAAGGGCTCCACCTGTTGTCAGAGTTGACAAAATGTTTGAAGAGATCCAGTCAAAACTTCCTGGTGCCCCGAAGTTTCTTCTCTGTCTTCTTCCTGAGAGGAAAAACTGTGACATATATG GTCCATGGAAGCGAAAAAATCTGGCTGATCATGGTATAGTAACTCAATGCTTGGCTCCTGGAAGAGTTAATGATCAGTATCTCACAAACCTTCTCCTTAAGATCAATGCTAAG CTCGGTGGTTTAAATTCTATGTTAGCTGCGGAGGTTTCTccttccatccccatggtatctaaGGTCCCCACCATGATTCTTGGAATGGACGTATCACATGGCTCTCCCGGCCAGTCTGATGTCCCATCAATTGCTGCA GTTGTGAGTTCAAGGCAGTGGCCGTCAATATCTCGCTATAGAGCTTCAGTGCGCACTCAATCTCCTAAAGTGGAGATGATtgataacatatttaaaaaagtttcaGACACTGATGATGATGGGATTATGAG GGAACTTTTGCTAGATTTTTATGTGAGTTCCGGGAAAAGGAAGCCTGAGCACATTATAGTATTCAG GGATGGTGTCAGTGAATCTCAATTTAATCAAGTTCTAAACATAGAACTGGACCAGCTCATTGAG GCCTGCAATTTTCTAGATGAAAAGTGGTCCCCCAAGTTTGTTATCATTGTTGCTCAGAAAAATCATCATACAAAGTTTTTCCAGTCTGGATCTCCTGATAATGTTCCACCAG GGACAATTATAGATAACAAAGTTTGTCATCCAAGGAACAATGACTTCTATCTGTGTGCCCATGCTGGAATGATT GGTACGACTCGACCTACACATTACCATGTGTTGTTGGATGAAGTTGGTTTCTCACCTGATGAACTTCAAGAACTTGTTCATAATCTGTCCTATGT GTACCAAAGAAGCACTACTGCTATATCCATTG TGGCTCCGATAAGTTATGCCCATTTGGCCGCCACACAGGTGGGTCAATGGATGAAATTCGAGGATGCATCAGAGACATCGTCAAGCCATGGTGGTCTGACTAATGCCGGTCCAGTTACTGTTCCTCAATTGCCCCGTCTTCAGGAGAACGTTGCTAGCTCCATGTTCTTCTGTTGA